One region of Tachysurus vachellii isolate PV-2020 chromosome 11, HZAU_Pvac_v1, whole genome shotgun sequence genomic DNA includes:
- the LOC132853529 gene encoding protein-lysine 6-oxidase-like codes for MIKMRKLLFRAFVLLSFGCVFQAVHGEPRPRSREIARAHPASASRLAIRWTGNGRVFNLLSHGSEYIPSRRRGNVDLNRPALVIRESNETVPGGLGVGTEPTHTDNGDVMMADNPYDPYKSIRNELYNPYYNYYDSYYQPRYRHRVRHGYGTRFFQNGLPDLIPDAYYVQTSTYIQRVPMYNLRCAAEEHCLTSSAANARDYDTRILLRFPQRVKNQGTADFLPNKPRYAWEWHSCHQHYHSMDEFCHYDLLDASTQSKVAEGHKASFCLEDTSCDPGYHRRYACTSHTQGLSPGCYDTYNADIDCQWIDITDVKPGKYILKITVNPSYQVPESDFTNNIMRCDIQYTGNNVHTSGCSISQY; via the exons ATGATTAAAATGAGAAAGTTACTTTTTAGAGCGTTTGTACTTCTGTCATTTGGCTGCGTTTTTCAGGCTGTTCACGGTGAACCGCGCCCTAGGTCCAGGGAAATAGCACGCGCGCACCCGGCAAGTGCCTCGCGCCTGGCGATACGATGGACCGGTAACGGGCGCGTTTTTAACCTACTGAGTCACGGCTCTGAATATATACCGTCGCGCCGAAGAGGGAATGTGGACCTGAACAGACCGGCGCTGGTGATCCGGGAATCGAACGAGACCGTGCCGGGTGGCCTGGGAGTGGGCACAGAACCCACGCACACAGATAACGGAGACGTGATGATGGCAGATAACCCGTACGACCCTTACAAGTCCATTCGCAACGAGCTCTATAACCCCTATTACAACTATTACGACTCTTACTACCAGCCGCGCTACAGGCACAGAGTTAGGCATGGCTATGGGACGAGATTTTTCCAGAATG GTCTTCCAGATCTGATTCCTGACGCGTATTATGTGCAAACCTCAACTTATATACAGAGGGTGCCAATGTACAACCTTAGATGCGCGGCTGAGGAACACTGTTTGACAAG CTCAGCTGCGAACGCGCGGGACTACGACACGCGCATCCTACTCAGGTTTCCCCAGCGCGTGAAGAACCAGGGTACTGCTGACTTTCTCCCCAACAAACCACGATACGCGTGGGAATGGCACAGCTGCCACCA ACACTACCACAGCATGGATGAGTTTTGCCATTATGATCTACTTGATGCCTCTACCCAGAGTAAAGTAGCTGAAGGCCACAAAGCCAGTTTCTGTCTGGAGGATACCTCCTGTGACCCTGGCTACCATAGGCGTTATGCCTGCACTTCACATACTCAG gGCTTGAGCCCAGGATGTTATGACACGTACAATGCAGACATTGACTGCCAGTGGATTGACATTACTGATGTCAAACCTGGAAAATACATTCTCAAG ATAACTGTGAATCCAAGCTACCAGGTTCCAGAGTCAGACTTTACTAATAACATAATGCGCTGTGACATTCAGTATACAGGCAATAATGTACATACATCTGGGTGCAGTATATCTCA ataCTGA